One stretch of Acidobacteriota bacterium DNA includes these proteins:
- the pstB gene encoding phosphate ABC transporter ATP-binding protein PstB: MVNDQPNVFRNPLDPKNATKGRAEEATTDIALESDGLHLFYGETHALKGIDLEMPARQITALIGPSGCGKSTYLRCFNRMNDMIEGVRVEGKVVVEGMDVHRPDVDLERLRKRVGMVFQKSNPFPMSIRENISYGPRMTGIRGRGRLDELVERSLRQADLWEEVRDRLDNSALDLSGGQQQRLCIARTLANEPDILLLDEPASALDPISTAKIEETLFQLKEAYTIVIVTHNLQQAARIADRTAFFMLGELVEVGDTTTMFTKPAKAITEEYITGRFG; encoded by the coding sequence ATGGTGAACGATCAACCGAACGTCTTCCGCAACCCTCTCGATCCGAAAAACGCCACCAAAGGTCGAGCAGAAGAAGCGACCACCGACATCGCCCTCGAAAGCGACGGACTCCACCTCTTCTACGGAGAAACACACGCTCTCAAGGGTATCGACCTCGAAATGCCGGCGCGTCAGATCACCGCCCTGATTGGACCGTCGGGGTGTGGCAAGTCGACGTATCTCAGGTGCTTCAATCGAATGAACGACATGATCGAGGGGGTCAGGGTCGAGGGCAAGGTGGTGGTCGAGGGGATGGATGTCCATCGGCCTGACGTCGATCTCGAACGCCTGCGGAAACGAGTCGGCATGGTCTTCCAGAAATCGAACCCCTTTCCGATGTCGATTCGCGAAAACATCAGCTACGGACCCAGGATGACCGGAATCCGGGGTCGTGGACGCCTCGATGAGCTGGTCGAGAGATCGTTGCGCCAGGCCGACCTCTGGGAGGAGGTGCGCGACCGGCTCGACAACTCCGCCCTCGATCTTTCAGGCGGTCAGCAGCAGAGGCTCTGTATCGCCAGGACGCTCGCCAATGAGCCCGACATCCTGCTTCTCGACGAACCGGCCTCGGCCCTCGATCCTATTTCGACGGCCAAAATCGAGGAAACCCTTTTCCAGCTCAAGGAGGCCTACACCATCGTCATCGTCACCCACAATCTTCAGCAGGCGGCACGCATCGCCGATCGGACGGCTTTCTTCATGCTTGGTGAACTGGTGGAGGTGGGAGATACGACCACCATGTTCACCAAGCCCGCGAAAGCGATCACCGAAGAGTACATCACCGGGAGATTTGGATAG